In Tessaracoccus flavus, the following are encoded in one genomic region:
- a CDS encoding MarR family winged helix-turn-helix transcriptional regulator encodes MADEVDHVVSAWGRERADLALGPMHVWSRISRLSAVLDGHRKRAFSEHGIEGWEFDVLAALRRAGAPYQLSPGQLLRETHVTSGTMTNRVDRLVARGAVTRDPDPADGRGVLVSLTDAGLALVDAALATLVEVEESLLDGWPDEEREQLADFLRRLLTATTAGP; translated from the coding sequence ATGGCCGACGAGGTTGACCACGTCGTCAGTGCGTGGGGACGCGAACGGGCTGACCTGGCGCTGGGGCCCATGCACGTGTGGTCGCGCATCAGCCGACTCTCCGCCGTCCTGGACGGCCACCGCAAGCGGGCGTTCAGCGAACACGGGATCGAGGGATGGGAGTTCGACGTGCTCGCGGCCCTTCGCCGCGCCGGTGCTCCCTACCAGCTCTCGCCCGGCCAGCTCCTTCGCGAGACGCACGTCACCTCCGGCACGATGACCAATCGCGTGGACCGCCTCGTGGCACGGGGTGCCGTCACGCGCGACCCCGACCCGGCCGATGGCAGGGGAGTGTTGGTCTCGCTGACCGACGCCGGGCTCGCGCTCGTCGACGCGGCCCTCGCCACGCTGGTGGAGGTGGAGGAGTCTCTGCTAGACGGCTGGCCGGACGAGGAGCGGGAGCAGTTGGCTGACTTCCTCCGCCGCCTACTGACCGCCACAACCGCCGGCCCCTGA
- a CDS encoding TatD family hydrolase encodes MNLPDGLPRLPDPLPRPVIDNHTHLTSTLEYSGLDVGASIELAASVGVTRIIEVGCDVASARAAVEIASAHPSVAVAVALHPNDAARAYLKGGEGRLNSELAAIEELVSHPRVVSVGETGLDYYRTREPEARAAQEKAFRRHIGWAKDHGKTLMIHDRDAHDDILRVLDSEGAPDGFVMHCFSGDADFAAQCLQRGAYLSFPGVVTFGSADNLREAALATPMDRIMVETDAPYLTPKPERGRPNAPYLLPHTVRFLADLLDVDLAEFCDQLVTNTLAAYGEWGSDA; translated from the coding sequence GTGAATCTGCCCGACGGCCTGCCCCGGCTGCCCGATCCGTTGCCCCGACCGGTCATCGACAACCACACCCACCTCACGTCGACCCTCGAGTACTCGGGTCTCGACGTCGGCGCCTCCATCGAACTCGCTGCCTCGGTCGGGGTGACGAGGATCATCGAGGTGGGCTGCGACGTCGCCTCGGCACGCGCGGCCGTCGAGATCGCCAGCGCGCATCCGTCGGTGGCGGTGGCCGTCGCGCTCCACCCCAACGACGCGGCGCGCGCCTACCTCAAGGGTGGGGAGGGCCGCCTGAACTCGGAGCTTGCGGCCATCGAGGAGCTCGTGTCGCATCCCCGCGTCGTCTCGGTGGGGGAGACCGGACTCGACTACTACCGGACCCGCGAACCCGAGGCGAGGGCGGCGCAGGAGAAGGCGTTTCGGCGGCACATCGGGTGGGCGAAGGACCACGGCAAGACGCTCATGATCCACGACCGGGATGCCCACGACGACATCCTCCGCGTGCTCGACTCCGAGGGCGCGCCCGACGGTTTCGTCATGCACTGCTTCTCGGGGGACGCCGACTTCGCGGCGCAGTGCCTGCAGCGTGGCGCCTACCTGTCCTTCCCCGGTGTGGTGACGTTCGGCTCGGCCGACAACCTGCGCGAAGCTGCGCTGGCCACCCCCATGGACCGAATCATGGTGGAGACCGATGCGCCGTATCTGACGCCCAAGCCGGAGCGGGGGCGCCCCAACGCGCCCTACCTCCTGCCGCACACGGTCCGGTTCCTCGCGGACCTCCTCGACGTCGATCTCGCGGAGTTCTGCGACCAGCTCGTGACCAACACGCTGGCCGCCTACGGGGAGTGGGGCTCCGATGCCTGA
- the rsmA gene encoding 16S rRNA (adenine(1518)-N(6)/adenine(1519)-N(6))-dimethyltransferase RsmA: MPELGLLDPNSVRRIAAELDLKPTKQRGQNFVVDPNTVRRIVALSGVGASDVVLEIGPGLGSLTLGLLETGAEVVAVEIEERLAERLERTVQDRMGEEAAGRLRVVAADALRVEELPGGAPTALVANLPYNVSVPVLLRMLELYPGWQTGLVMVQLEVADRLVAPPGSKVYGVPSAKTAWYAQTARVGTVPPKVFWPVPNVDSGLVRIDRRDPPATSASREATFAVIDAAFSQRRKMLRAALGGLFGSAAAAAEAITAAGVDPTLRGEMLDVAGFASIAEQLT, encoded by the coding sequence ATGCCTGAGCTGGGGCTGCTCGATCCGAACTCGGTTCGGCGCATCGCCGCCGAACTGGACCTCAAGCCGACGAAGCAGCGGGGCCAGAACTTCGTCGTCGACCCCAACACTGTGCGGCGCATCGTCGCCCTGTCGGGGGTCGGGGCGTCGGACGTGGTGCTGGAGATCGGGCCCGGGCTGGGCTCGCTGACACTGGGACTGCTGGAGACCGGGGCCGAGGTGGTCGCCGTCGAGATCGAGGAGCGGCTGGCCGAGCGGCTTGAGCGGACGGTGCAGGATCGGATGGGCGAGGAGGCTGCTGGTCGGCTCCGCGTCGTCGCCGCCGACGCGCTGCGCGTCGAGGAGTTGCCGGGCGGCGCCCCGACGGCGCTGGTGGCGAACCTGCCGTACAACGTGTCAGTGCCAGTGCTGCTGCGCATGCTGGAGCTCTACCCCGGATGGCAGACAGGCCTGGTCATGGTGCAGTTGGAGGTGGCCGACCGTCTCGTCGCCCCTCCCGGCAGCAAGGTCTACGGTGTGCCGAGCGCGAAGACCGCCTGGTACGCCCAGACAGCGCGGGTGGGGACGGTGCCGCCCAAGGTGTTCTGGCCGGTGCCCAACGTCGACTCCGGGCTGGTCCGCATTGACCGGCGCGACCCTCCGGCCACGAGCGCGTCCCGGGAGGCCACGTTCGCGGTGATCGACGCGGCGTTCTCGCAGCGGCGCAAGATGCTGCGTGCGGCGCTGGGCGGACTGTTCGGCTCGGCCGCGGCGGCCGCAGAGGCCATCACCGCAGCCGGTGTGGATCCGACGCTGAGGGGCGAGATGCTGGACGTGGCGGGGTTCGCGTCGATCGCCGAACAGCTCACCTGA
- a CDS encoding DNA-3-methyladenine glycosylase I, which yields MTRTRCFGTGDELYEAYHDEEWGRPFGDSPDERELFERLCLEGFQAGLSWLTVLRKREAFREVFEGFEPAVVARFEDDDVERLMGDPRIIRNRAKILAAVGNARALLAMHSDGERLGDLIAQHAPPPRERPPANADEVPGSTAETEALSRELKKKGFRFVGPTTLYALMQASGLVDDHVEGCWLAEA from the coding sequence ATGACCAGGACGCGATGCTTCGGGACGGGCGACGAACTGTACGAGGCCTACCACGACGAGGAGTGGGGCCGCCCCTTTGGGGACTCGCCGGACGAACGAGAGCTCTTCGAACGGCTGTGTCTGGAGGGCTTCCAGGCGGGGCTGAGCTGGCTCACTGTCTTGCGGAAGCGGGAGGCTTTCCGTGAGGTGTTCGAGGGTTTCGAACCGGCCGTCGTCGCTCGGTTCGAGGACGACGACGTCGAGCGCCTCATGGGAGACCCGCGCATCATCCGCAACCGCGCCAAGATCCTGGCCGCCGTCGGCAACGCCCGGGCGCTGCTGGCCATGCACTCCGACGGCGAGCGGCTTGGAGACCTGATCGCGCAGCACGCGCCACCACCGCGAGAGCGCCCTCCGGCAAACGCAGACGAGGTGCCCGGCAGCACTGCGGAGACCGAGGCGCTCAGCCGGGAGCTGAAGAAGAAAGGATTCCGCTTCGTGGGTCCGACGACGCTGTACGCGCTGATGCAGGCGTCGGGGCTCGTCGACGACCACGTCGAGGGCTGCTGGCTCGCCGAAGCGTGA
- a CDS encoding FAD-dependent oxidoreductase, translating into MSHRIVVVGHGMVGHRFLADLAAHRLEGTRTTVLGDEPHPAYNRILLPDVLLGRSDLAGLTLPETPGVRLLRGRRAATIDRLRGVVVDSTGEEHPFDTLVLALGADPVFPTVDGVVGADGNPLPGVAALRTWDDAHRVRSAAEEGARVVVMGGGVLGVEAAVALAAAGSEVTVVHRGSTPLDRQFDADSGAVVRAGLADLGITTLVDVRVSGVERRRDGTLASVRLTDERHIPADLLLVAIGVRPRTRLAEEADLGVRNGILVNDSCRTDDPAIYAIGDCARTPRGCSGLVGPGWEQARVLAHHLAERISGRSRPRPVLGADGGVFRVKAEGLEAVTMGEFPDDEFTPGAARVLSLTDPAGRRRVRLAVADGLLVGATCVGDPQVAADLTVAFDSRTPVPDDPAALLARPLAGASAPASVVDLPETAVVCRCNAVTKSAITAAVAAGADTAEAVANATRASTGCGSCTSDVCRLVSALGEAGGSRSLDRVTVA; encoded by the coding sequence ATGAGTCACAGGATCGTCGTCGTCGGCCATGGCATGGTGGGCCACCGGTTCCTCGCCGACCTGGCCGCCCACCGGCTCGAGGGGACCCGGACCACGGTGCTCGGCGATGAGCCGCACCCCGCCTACAACCGGATCCTGCTGCCCGACGTCCTCCTCGGCCGGTCGGACCTGGCGGGCCTCACCCTCCCCGAGACCCCAGGCGTGCGGCTGCTGCGGGGACGCCGGGCAGCCACCATCGACCGCCTCCGGGGAGTCGTCGTCGATTCCACCGGCGAGGAGCACCCCTTCGACACCCTCGTCCTTGCGCTCGGCGCAGACCCCGTGTTCCCCACCGTCGACGGCGTGGTCGGGGCGGACGGGAATCCCCTGCCCGGGGTGGCCGCCCTCCGCACCTGGGACGACGCGCACCGCGTCCGGTCCGCCGCCGAGGAAGGCGCCCGCGTCGTGGTCATGGGAGGTGGTGTGCTCGGCGTCGAGGCCGCCGTTGCCCTGGCCGCCGCCGGGAGCGAGGTCACCGTCGTCCACCGCGGCTCCACCCCGCTGGACCGGCAGTTCGACGCCGACAGCGGAGCCGTCGTCCGTGCCGGTCTGGCCGACCTGGGCATCACCACCCTCGTGGACGTCCGCGTCTCCGGGGTGGAACGCCGACGCGACGGCACGCTGGCCTCCGTCCGGCTGACCGACGAGCGGCACATCCCGGCCGACCTGCTGCTCGTGGCGATCGGCGTGCGGCCCCGGACCCGTCTCGCCGAGGAGGCGGACCTCGGGGTGCGCAACGGCATCCTGGTCAACGACTCGTGCCGCACCGACGACCCGGCCATCTACGCCATCGGCGACTGCGCCCGCACGCCGCGCGGCTGTTCGGGTCTGGTCGGCCCCGGCTGGGAGCAGGCTCGAGTGCTGGCGCACCACCTCGCCGAACGGATCAGCGGCCGCTCGCGCCCGCGGCCCGTGCTCGGCGCGGACGGCGGAGTCTTCCGGGTCAAGGCGGAAGGACTCGAGGCCGTCACCATGGGCGAGTTCCCCGACGACGAGTTCACCCCGGGCGCCGCGAGAGTGCTCAGCCTGACCGACCCGGCCGGGCGTCGACGCGTCCGATTGGCCGTGGCTGACGGTCTCCTGGTGGGTGCGACCTGCGTCGGCGACCCCCAGGTGGCGGCTGATCTCACCGTCGCATTCGACTCCCGGACACCGGTGCCGGACGACCCTGCCGCCCTCCTCGCGAGGCCGTTGGCCGGGGCGTCCGCACCCGCCTCCGTGGTCGACCTGCCGGAGACGGCCGTCGTGTGCCGCTGCAACGCGGTGACGAAGTCGGCGATCACGGCCGCCGTGGCTGCCGGCGCGGACACCGCTGAGGCCGTGGCGAACGCCACCCGGGCGTCGACCGGCTGCGGGAGCTGCACCTCCGATGTGTGCCGTCTCGTGAGCGCCCTCGGCGAGGCCGGCGGCTCGCGCTCACTGGACCGGGTCACCGTCGCGTGA
- a CDS encoding MmcQ/YjbR family DNA-binding protein, with protein MGHPLMFDDEDPILDRVRETALALPGAAEKVSHGRPAFFTTKVFAYYGGSIKIDGAYEQHDQSLVVHPDEEEVRSLTEEDRCYRPAYLGPSGWIGVDLDDKTDWTEVSELIEASYRMTASARLIAELDAR; from the coding sequence ATGGGACACCCGTTGATGTTCGACGACGAGGATCCGATCCTGGATCGGGTCCGTGAGACCGCCTTGGCCCTTCCCGGCGCCGCCGAGAAGGTCAGCCACGGCCGCCCGGCCTTCTTCACCACGAAGGTCTTCGCCTACTACGGCGGTTCCATCAAGATCGACGGGGCCTACGAGCAGCACGACCAGTCACTCGTGGTGCATCCCGACGAGGAGGAGGTCCGGTCCCTCACGGAGGAGGATCGGTGCTACCGGCCGGCCTATCTGGGGCCCAGCGGCTGGATCGGGGTCGACCTGGACGACAAGACTGACTGGACAGAAGTGAGCGAGCTGATCGAGGCCTCGTACCGGATGACCGCCAGCGCCCGACTCATCGCCGAACTCGACGCGCGATGA
- a CDS encoding molybdopterin oxidoreductase family protein has product MTATHCPYCALQCAMEVAPTGTRGATPTITPLEFPTNRGRLCQKGWTAAEVLTTPDRLTSPLIRRDDELVPTDWDTALSFVADTLLRLRADHGPESVAVFGGGGLTNEKAYQLGRFARVALATPNIDYNGRFCMSSAAAGGRRAFGLDRGLPFPLTDLDGADAIVLVGSNPAETMPPFVTHLAGTQEGGGLIVVDPRRTPTAALTSDGRGLHLSPLPGTDLVLLLGLTQILWTEGLVDRDYLAERASGVDELRASMAAWWPERVERVTGVPVADIRRAARLLAAASPARGGRGAYVLTGRGAEQHAHGTDTVTAAVNLALCLGLPGRVGSGYGCLTGQGNGQGGREHGLKADQLPGYRSISDPAARAHVAEVWGIDPDSLPGPGLPAVALFESLATPGGPRAMLVHGANPVVSLPDVLRLTERLGALDLLVVSDFVLSETAAMADVVLPVTQWAEETGTMTNLEGRLLLRAQATEPPVGVRTELEVWSDLAERLGSPIPFSPDPAVVFDELARASAGGVADYSGFSHARLRDGEALYWPCPAPDHPGTPRVFLDRFATPDGRAVLHPVDQAPPDDALTPELPLYLVTGRVLQHYQSGAQTRRVPALADVEPEAYVELHPLLAGRLGIGAGDRVAVHSRRGSCEAVARLTEGIRLDTVFMPFHYPDAGAVNRVTNAATDPISGMPELKVAAVRLEAIRGAA; this is encoded by the coding sequence GTGACCGCCACCCACTGCCCCTACTGCGCCCTCCAGTGCGCCATGGAAGTGGCTCCGACGGGGACCCGCGGCGCGACTCCGACGATCACCCCGCTCGAGTTCCCCACCAACCGGGGCCGGCTCTGCCAGAAGGGCTGGACAGCGGCGGAGGTGCTGACGACGCCGGACCGGCTGACCAGTCCTCTGATCCGCCGCGACGACGAACTGGTCCCCACCGATTGGGACACGGCGCTCAGCTTCGTCGCCGACACCCTGCTCCGGCTGCGTGCCGATCATGGCCCGGAGTCGGTGGCCGTGTTCGGTGGAGGCGGGCTGACCAACGAGAAGGCGTACCAGCTGGGCCGCTTCGCGCGGGTGGCGCTGGCCACGCCGAACATCGACTACAACGGTCGGTTCTGCATGTCGTCGGCGGCCGCGGGTGGGCGACGCGCTTTCGGTCTGGATCGGGGACTGCCATTCCCGCTGACCGACCTCGACGGCGCGGACGCCATCGTCCTGGTCGGCTCCAACCCGGCCGAGACGATGCCGCCGTTCGTGACGCACCTGGCAGGGACACAGGAGGGCGGCGGGCTGATCGTCGTCGATCCCCGCCGGACTCCGACGGCGGCCCTCACCAGCGACGGTCGGGGACTGCACCTGAGCCCGCTGCCCGGAACGGACCTGGTGTTGCTCCTCGGGCTCACCCAGATCCTGTGGACCGAAGGTCTGGTCGACCGGGACTATCTCGCCGAGCGGGCGTCGGGCGTCGACGAGCTGCGGGCCAGCATGGCCGCCTGGTGGCCGGAACGGGTCGAGCGCGTCACCGGAGTCCCGGTGGCGGACATCCGGAGGGCGGCCCGCCTGCTTGCGGCCGCCAGCCCTGCCCGGGGCGGTCGCGGGGCATACGTGCTGACCGGGCGCGGGGCGGAGCAGCACGCCCACGGCACAGACACCGTCACCGCGGCGGTCAACCTGGCCCTGTGCCTCGGCCTCCCCGGACGTGTCGGGTCGGGTTACGGCTGCCTCACCGGGCAGGGCAACGGCCAGGGCGGGCGTGAGCACGGGCTCAAGGCCGATCAGCTGCCCGGCTACCGGTCGATCTCGGACCCTGCCGCGCGGGCCCACGTGGCCGAGGTCTGGGGGATCGACCCGGACAGCCTCCCGGGCCCCGGCCTTCCGGCGGTGGCGCTGTTCGAGTCCCTGGCCACGCCGGGCGGCCCGCGCGCCATGCTGGTCCACGGCGCCAACCCCGTCGTCAGCCTCCCCGACGTCCTGAGACTGACGGAACGGCTCGGTGCGCTCGACCTGCTCGTGGTCAGCGACTTCGTGCTGTCGGAGACGGCTGCCATGGCCGACGTCGTCCTCCCCGTGACGCAATGGGCGGAGGAGACCGGCACCATGACCAACCTCGAGGGTCGCCTGCTGCTCCGGGCGCAGGCCACTGAACCACCGGTCGGTGTCCGCACCGAACTGGAGGTGTGGAGCGACCTGGCGGAGCGACTCGGCAGCCCCATCCCGTTCAGCCCAGACCCTGCCGTGGTGTTCGACGAGCTGGCCCGCGCCAGCGCGGGGGGCGTCGCCGACTACTCGGGCTTCAGCCACGCCCGGCTGCGCGACGGCGAGGCGTTGTACTGGCCGTGCCCGGCGCCCGACCATCCCGGGACGCCACGCGTGTTCCTGGACAGGTTCGCCACCCCCGACGGGCGGGCGGTTCTCCACCCCGTGGACCAGGCACCCCCCGATGACGCCCTGACCCCGGAGCTGCCCCTCTACCTGGTGACCGGGCGCGTGTTGCAGCACTACCAGTCCGGTGCCCAGACGCGTCGCGTCCCCGCGCTCGCCGACGTCGAACCCGAGGCCTACGTGGAGCTGCACCCGCTGCTGGCCGGACGACTCGGCATTGGCGCCGGTGACCGCGTGGCGGTGCACTCCCGTCGAGGCAGCTGCGAGGCCGTGGCCCGTCTCACCGAGGGCATCCGCCTCGACACCGTCTTCATGCCCTTCCACTACCCGGACGCCGGTGCCGTGAACCGGGTCACCAACGCCGCCACCGACCCGATCTCGGGGATGCCCGAACTCAAGGTGGCCGCCGTGCGGCTCGAAGCGATCAGGGGCGCGGCATGA
- a CDS encoding cupin domain-containing protein: MAKTTPVTGSSAHLDLAGALPVVPESTTSRVLVNNDLMRVVQFTFDAGEMLTEHSSPRAVVVQLVTGRMRFTVDGAEHTMGEGDIIYLAPGASHALVAETPCRMTLVMVDTAV; encoded by the coding sequence ATGGCGAAAACCACCCCAGTCACCGGATCCTCCGCCCACCTGGACCTGGCCGGCGCCCTGCCGGTTGTGCCCGAGTCGACGACATCACGCGTGCTGGTCAACAACGACCTCATGCGAGTGGTCCAGTTCACGTTCGACGCGGGGGAGATGCTGACCGAGCACTCGTCGCCCCGCGCAGTGGTGGTCCAGCTCGTGACCGGGCGGATGCGGTTCACGGTCGACGGCGCCGAGCACACGATGGGGGAGGGCGACATCATCTATCTCGCGCCTGGGGCGTCCCATGCGTTGGTTGCCGAGACCCCGTGTCGTATGACGCTCGTGATGGTGGATACAGCGGTCTGA
- a CDS encoding TetR/AcrR family transcriptional regulator, with protein sequence MTAAERREQLIGIARELFAERGFEGTSVEEIAARAGVSKPVVYEHFGGKEGAYAVVVDRETQTLHNAIRAALTTPEAGSRELLERGAMALLDYIDRCPDGFRILSRDSSLGHPTGTFASILNDITVQVEDLLGLQFQRTGHDPALARLYAQALVGLVAQTGQQWLDHRDPPKEVVARHVINLAWNGMAHLQPDPQLVIETIDKRRTEDSA encoded by the coding sequence ATGACTGCTGCGGAGCGCCGAGAGCAGTTGATCGGGATCGCCCGGGAGCTGTTCGCCGAGCGCGGCTTCGAGGGCACGTCGGTCGAGGAGATCGCAGCCCGGGCGGGGGTGTCCAAGCCTGTCGTGTACGAGCACTTCGGCGGCAAGGAAGGGGCCTACGCTGTCGTCGTCGACCGCGAGACCCAGACGCTGCACAATGCCATCCGCGCCGCTCTCACCACGCCGGAAGCCGGTTCCCGGGAGTTGCTGGAGCGCGGGGCGATGGCCCTTCTCGACTACATCGACCGGTGCCCCGACGGCTTCAGGATCCTGTCGCGCGACTCGTCGCTCGGCCATCCGACCGGCACGTTCGCGTCCATCCTCAACGACATCACCGTCCAGGTCGAAGACCTCCTCGGGTTGCAGTTCCAGCGGACGGGCCACGATCCGGCCCTGGCACGGCTTTACGCCCAGGCGCTCGTCGGTCTCGTGGCGCAGACAGGGCAGCAGTGGCTGGACCATCGCGACCCTCCCAAGGAAGTGGTGGCGCGGCACGTGATCAACCTCGCCTGGAACGGCATGGCCCACCTGCAACCCGACCCGCAGTTGGTCATCGAGACCATCGACAAAAGGCGGACTGAAGACTCCGCGTAA
- a CDS encoding MFS transporter, translating to MTTTRIHPPTQRATAVELTHRPGRWIDGWDPENPVQWGSVGRPIARRNLVLSIFAEFLGFAVWALWSIVVPQLNGVGFDLSVNQMFWLVSTPALVGATLRLPYTFAVPRFGGRNWTVVSALLLLLPAGTLAWAVNHPELPFGVLMGIAALAGVGGGNFASSMANISFFFPAKEKGAALGLNAAGGNVGTAAVQLAVPIVITLGAGLSLDRAGLMFIPLALLAAVLAWRGMDNLSNAKSDPRAYAVALRHPHTWILSFIYIGTFGSFIGYSATFPTLLNNLFPTVTLSLAFLGALVGSVSRPLGGHLSDRLGGALVTCVSFVAMAVGAVGAIIGLQEQSFPIFFLSFLWLFVFTGIGNGSVYRMIPAVFSGTSASDPMSLVAAGRAAAGCIGIAGAVGAFGGFLIPQGFALSRTLTGNLQSALWVMVAVYLVMLGVTWFTYLRRGSRLAELRV from the coding sequence ATGACCACCACGCGCATCCACCCGCCGACCCAGCGGGCCACCGCCGTCGAGCTGACCCACCGTCCCGGCCGGTGGATCGACGGCTGGGACCCGGAGAACCCGGTCCAGTGGGGGTCCGTCGGGCGCCCCATCGCCCGGCGCAACCTCGTGCTGTCGATCTTCGCCGAGTTCCTCGGCTTCGCCGTCTGGGCGTTGTGGAGCATCGTGGTGCCGCAGCTCAACGGCGTCGGGTTCGACCTCAGCGTCAACCAGATGTTCTGGCTGGTCTCGACGCCGGCCCTGGTGGGCGCCACGCTCCGACTGCCGTACACGTTCGCGGTGCCGCGCTTCGGGGGCCGCAACTGGACGGTGGTCTCCGCGCTGCTCCTCCTGCTGCCCGCTGGAACCCTGGCCTGGGCCGTCAACCACCCCGAGCTTCCCTTCGGCGTCCTGATGGGCATCGCCGCGTTGGCAGGTGTGGGCGGAGGCAACTTCGCCTCATCGATGGCCAACATCTCCTTCTTCTTCCCCGCGAAGGAGAAGGGGGCCGCCCTCGGACTCAACGCGGCAGGCGGCAACGTCGGCACCGCAGCGGTCCAGCTGGCCGTGCCGATCGTGATCACGCTGGGTGCCGGACTCAGCCTTGACCGTGCGGGCCTGATGTTCATTCCCCTGGCGCTGCTCGCGGCCGTGCTGGCCTGGCGGGGCATGGACAACCTGTCCAACGCGAAGTCTGATCCCCGCGCCTATGCCGTGGCACTGCGGCACCCTCACACGTGGATCCTGTCGTTCATCTACATCGGCACCTTCGGTTCGTTCATCGGCTACTCGGCCACGTTCCCGACGTTGCTGAACAACCTCTTCCCGACGGTGACGCTCTCGCTGGCCTTCCTGGGGGCACTCGTCGGCTCCGTGTCGCGGCCGTTGGGCGGGCACCTATCCGATCGCCTCGGCGGAGCGCTGGTGACCTGCGTCTCGTTCGTCGCGATGGCGGTGGGCGCCGTGGGCGCCATCATCGGCCTGCAGGAACAGTCCTTCCCGATCTTCTTCCTCTCGTTCCTGTGGCTGTTCGTGTTCACCGGCATCGGGAACGGATCGGTCTACCGGATGATCCCGGCGGTGTTCTCCGGCACGTCAGCGAGCGACCCGATGTCCCTGGTCGCCGCGGGTCGCGCGGCAGCGGGGTGCATCGGCATAGCGGGGGCGGTGGGGGCCTTCGGCGGGTTCCTCATTCCGCAGGGCTTCGCTCTCTCGAGGACGTTGACCGGGAACCTGCAGTCGGCACTGTGGGTGATGGTGGCCGTCTACCTCGTGATGCTCGGGGTCACCTGGTTCACCTACCTGCGCCGCGGTTCGCGCCTTGCCGAGCTGAGGGTATAG
- a CDS encoding 4-(cytidine 5'-diphospho)-2-C-methyl-D-erythritol kinase has protein sequence MTNSVRVRVPAKVNLALRVGGTDEQGFHELGTVFQAVSLGDEVRATTALPGQFRLSFLGEGAAFLPTDDGNLAIRAAKLLARHFERTDVGVSMVIRKRIPVAGGMAGGSADAAAVLVACNALWDLGATRSQLHDLAAALGSDVPFLLMGGTAIGTGRGVDLTPVLTDGTYHWTFALSHAGLSTPAVFKEFDRISAPRPTEIPAELLEGLRVGDAHKVGAALINDLEEAAISLQPTLAHTLKIGLEAGALGAIVSGSGPTCAFLAGSDGHAAELAEALGVFSGVRAVRRAHGPVAGAQVL, from the coding sequence GTGACGAACTCCGTCCGGGTCCGGGTGCCCGCGAAGGTGAACCTCGCCCTGCGGGTCGGTGGGACCGACGAGCAGGGTTTCCACGAGTTGGGCACCGTTTTCCAAGCCGTCTCTCTGGGCGACGAGGTGCGCGCAACCACCGCCCTGCCCGGGCAGTTCCGCCTCAGTTTTCTGGGGGAGGGGGCCGCGTTCCTCCCCACCGACGACGGCAACCTGGCGATCCGGGCGGCCAAGCTTCTGGCGCGGCACTTCGAACGCACTGACGTCGGTGTCAGCATGGTCATCCGCAAGCGGATCCCCGTGGCAGGCGGCATGGCGGGCGGTTCCGCCGACGCCGCGGCAGTGCTCGTCGCCTGCAACGCGCTGTGGGATCTCGGCGCCACCCGCTCCCAGCTGCACGACCTGGCAGCGGCGCTCGGGTCCGACGTACCATTCCTCCTCATGGGCGGCACCGCGATCGGCACGGGACGCGGCGTCGACCTCACCCCCGTGCTCACCGACGGGACCTACCACTGGACCTTCGCCCTGTCCCACGCGGGGCTCTCGACTCCAGCGGTGTTCAAGGAGTTCGACCGCATCAGCGCCCCCCGGCCCACCGAGATCCCGGCAGAGCTGCTGGAGGGCCTGCGCGTCGGGGACGCCCACAAAGTGGGGGCCGCGCTCATCAACGACCTCGAGGAGGCCGCCATCTCGCTGCAGCCGACCCTTGCCCACACCCTCAAGATCGGACTGGAGGCCGGTGCGCTGGGCGCGATCGTGAGTGGCTCGGGGCCGACGTGCGCCTTCCTGGCCGGGTCCGACGGCCATGCGGCTGAGCTGGCCGAGGCGCTCGGTGTCTTCAGCGGTGTTCGGGCGGTGCGGCGCGCCCATGGGCCTGTCGCCGGGGCGCAGGTGTTGTGA